Proteins from a single region of Chromobacterium sp. ATCC 53434:
- a CDS encoding sigma-54 dependent transcriptional regulator gives MKFLPILVVEDDADLREAIVDTLSLSGYPTLEAADGTQALQRLKQEPVGLIISDAQMAPMDGYALFEEVKKHYPGVPFILMTAYGVIERAIALLRAGATHYLLKPFEPPSLLAEVEKHLLAMPGDDGGEVVAESAAMRQLFALAGRVAQSDASVMISGPSGTGKEVLARYIHRHSRRHAGPFVAVNCAAIPDNLLESTLFGHERGAFTGAAQALPGKFEQAQGGTILLDEVTEMPLPLQAKLLRVLQEREVERIGSTRTIRLDIRVLATSNRALQAEVEAGRFREDLYFRLNVFPLRIPALADRPDDILPLARFLLKKHAEAAGRASLVFSRDAERHLTAYSWEGNIRELDNVVQRAVILAAGAEILAADLLLGDISGVGQLTRTVSDSDSSVSDETDMKTLEKRHILETLATVGGVKKLAAEKLGISERTLRYKLQRYRDEDAAAAGQDVPEGNGTE, from the coding sequence ATGAAGTTTCTACCGATTCTGGTGGTCGAGGATGATGCCGATCTGCGCGAGGCCATCGTCGACACCCTTTCCCTGTCGGGCTATCCGACGCTGGAGGCCGCCGATGGCACCCAGGCGCTGCAACGCCTGAAGCAGGAGCCGGTCGGCCTGATCATTTCCGACGCCCAGATGGCGCCGATGGACGGCTACGCGCTGTTCGAGGAAGTGAAGAAGCATTATCCGGGCGTGCCCTTCATCCTGATGACGGCTTACGGCGTGATAGAGCGGGCGATAGCGCTGCTGCGCGCCGGCGCCACCCACTATCTGCTGAAGCCGTTCGAGCCGCCCAGCCTGTTGGCGGAGGTGGAAAAGCATCTGCTGGCGATGCCGGGCGACGACGGCGGCGAAGTGGTGGCGGAGTCGGCCGCGATGCGGCAGCTGTTCGCGCTGGCGGGCCGGGTGGCGCAAAGCGACGCCAGCGTGATGATCAGCGGGCCCAGCGGCACCGGCAAGGAAGTGCTGGCGCGTTATATCCATCGCCACTCCCGGCGCCATGCCGGGCCCTTCGTCGCGGTCAACTGCGCGGCGATACCGGACAATCTGCTGGAGTCGACGCTGTTCGGCCACGAGCGCGGCGCCTTCACCGGCGCGGCGCAGGCGCTGCCCGGCAAGTTCGAGCAGGCGCAGGGCGGCACGATACTGTTGGACGAGGTGACCGAGATGCCGCTGCCGCTGCAGGCCAAGCTGCTGCGGGTGCTGCAGGAGCGCGAGGTCGAGCGCATCGGCAGCACGCGGACCATCCGGCTGGACATCCGGGTGCTGGCGACGTCCAACCGCGCCTTGCAGGCGGAAGTCGAGGCCGGCAGGTTCCGCGAAGACCTGTACTTCCGGCTGAACGTTTTCCCCTTGCGCATCCCGGCGCTGGCCGATCGCCCCGATGATATCCTGCCCCTGGCACGATTCCTGCTTAAAAAACATGCGGAGGCCGCAGGACGGGCGTCTCTGGTGTTTTCCAGGGATGCGGAACGTCATTTGACGGCCTATAGTTGGGAGGGTAACATCCGCGAACTGGATAATGTCGTGCAGCGGGCGGTGATTCTTGCCGCCGGGGCGGAAATTCTTGCCGCCGACCTATTGTTGGGCGATATTTCAGGCGTGGGGCAGCTTACCCGAACGGTGTCCGATTCGGACAGTTCGGTGTCGGATGAAACCGACATGAAAACCCTTGAGAAACGCCATATTCTGGAAACATTGGCAACCGTCGGCGGCGTGAAGAAGCTGGCGGCCGAGAAACTGGGCATCAGCGAGCGCACATTGCGCTACAAGTTGCAGCGATACCGTGATGAAGACGCTGCAGCGGCTGGCCAGGATGTTCCGGAGGGAAATGGCACGGAGTAG
- a CDS encoding low molecular weight protein-tyrosine-phosphatase translates to MNELSVLFVCHGNICRSPTAEGVMRAKLAHAGLGDRVRVDSAGTHGYHVGEAPDERSEQAAARRGYDLAPLRARMVADADFAGFDLILAADARNLSDLRQRCPDKLIERLHLMLEPLGEGREVPDPYYGGGRGFETVLDLLEAGCDGWLKRIAARLG, encoded by the coding sequence ATGAATGAACTATCAGTTTTGTTCGTCTGCCACGGCAATATCTGCCGTTCTCCCACCGCCGAGGGCGTGATGCGGGCCAAGCTGGCGCATGCCGGCCTGGGGGACAGGGTCCGTGTCGATTCGGCCGGCACCCATGGTTACCATGTCGGCGAGGCGCCCGACGAGCGCAGCGAGCAGGCGGCCGCCCGGCGCGGCTACGATCTGGCGCCGCTGCGCGCGCGCATGGTGGCCGACGCCGATTTCGCCGGCTTCGATCTGATCCTGGCGGCAGACGCCCGCAATCTGTCCGACTTGCGCCAGCGCTGTCCCGATAAATTGATCGAGCGGTTGCACCTGATGTTGGAGCCGCTAGGCGAGGGGCGGGAGGTGCCGGATCCGTATTACGGCGGCGGGCGGGGTTTCGAAACCGTGCTCGACCTGCTGGAGGCCGGCTGCGACGGCTGGCTGAAACGCATCGCGGCGCGGCTGGGCTGA
- a CDS encoding porin family protein — protein MKKLIIASVLAMSAVTAHAAESGAYVFGNLGYNTDKIKDSENVKEGKAAGGGWEVGAGYRFGSYFATELSYINLGKMQATVGDENGGTTNESVKLQAERLAFVGILPVSDAVEVFGKVSLNNVHAKGNGEKDSEVKPGLGIGASYAITKNLALRGEYEHIANAVKGDDGNKLTSGTNLFKVGVINPAVIIRTDCILPAWKKSMCASLNWPPVSS, from the coding sequence ATGAAAAAACTAATCATTGCATCCGTATTGGCTATGTCTGCAGTTACCGCACACGCGGCCGAAAGTGGTGCATATGTCTTTGGCAATTTGGGGTACAACACCGATAAGATAAAAGACTCTGAGAACGTCAAAGAGGGCAAGGCAGCCGGTGGAGGATGGGAAGTCGGTGCCGGCTACCGTTTCGGCTCGTACTTTGCGACGGAATTGTCATATATCAACCTCGGTAAGATGCAAGCGACAGTTGGCGACGAGAACGGCGGCACGACCAACGAATCGGTTAAGCTGCAAGCTGAGCGTCTGGCTTTTGTTGGCATCCTGCCGGTGTCAGATGCTGTGGAGGTCTTTGGTAAGGTAAGTCTTAACAATGTGCACGCCAAGGGTAACGGCGAAAAAGATAGCGAAGTAAAGCCTGGCTTGGGCATTGGGGCTAGCTATGCCATTACCAAAAATTTGGCTTTGCGCGGTGAGTATGAGCACATCGCAAATGCGGTTAAAGGTGATGACGGCAATAAGCTGACTTCTGGCACTAACCTATTCAAGGTTGGTGTTATTAATCCGGCAGTAATAATCCGTACAGATTGTATACTTCCGGCATGGAAAAAATCGATGTGCGCAAGCTTGAACTGGCCGCCCGTGAGCAGCTGA
- the uvrB gene encoding excinuclease ABC subunit UvrB, which produces MLLTFSDSPFQLNQPFPPAGDQPAAIEQLVEGLSDGLSYQTLLGVTGSGKTYTMANVIARTGRPAIIMAHNKTLAAQLYSEMREFFPHNAVEYFVSYYDYYQPEAYVPSRDLFIEKDSSINEHIEQMRLSATKSILERPDCIIVATVSAIYGIGDPSDYHQMILHLKEGERTPQREMISRLTTMQYSRNDLDFGRGTFRVRGDVIDIYPAESSDTALRVSLFDDEVETLTLFDPLTGTTKQRVGRYTVFPSSHYVTPRDTVIRACEQIKDELRYRIEWYQKEGKLVEAQRIEQRTRFDLEMLYEMGFCKGIENYSRHFSGRGPGDPPPTLIDYLPKNALMFIDESHVTVPQVGAMYKGDAARKANLVEYGFRLPSAADNRPLKFHEFEQLMPQTVFVSATPAVYEKEHAGQVVEQVVRPTGLVDPLIEIRPVATQVDDLLSEIRDRMERGERVLVTTLTKRMAEQLADYYTEHGIKVRYLHSDIDTVERVEIIRDLRLGMFDVLIGINLLREGLDIPEVSLVAILDADKEGFLRSERSLIQTIGRAARNLNGKALLYADRITDSMKRAMDETERRRAKQMAFNAEHGITPRGVEKKVKDIIDGVYSVEAERKKLVDQAKVAMMDEKSLAKEIKRLEKEMLEAARNLEFERAAGIRDELKQLKEQAWLGDL; this is translated from the coding sequence ATGCTGCTCACCTTTTCCGACAGCCCGTTTCAGCTGAACCAGCCTTTCCCGCCGGCCGGCGACCAGCCGGCCGCCATCGAACAACTGGTGGAGGGCCTGTCCGACGGCCTGTCCTACCAGACGCTGCTGGGCGTGACCGGTTCCGGCAAGACCTACACGATGGCCAACGTCATCGCCCGGACCGGCAGGCCGGCCATCATCATGGCGCACAACAAGACGCTGGCCGCGCAGCTGTACAGCGAGATGCGCGAGTTTTTCCCGCACAACGCGGTCGAGTACTTCGTCTCCTACTACGACTACTATCAGCCGGAGGCCTACGTTCCCAGCCGCGATCTGTTCATCGAGAAAGATTCCAGCATCAACGAACATATCGAGCAGATGCGGCTGTCGGCGACCAAGTCCATCCTGGAGCGGCCGGACTGCATCATCGTGGCGACGGTGTCGGCGATCTACGGTATCGGCGATCCGTCCGACTACCACCAGATGATCCTGCATCTGAAGGAGGGCGAGCGAACGCCGCAGCGCGAGATGATCAGCCGGCTGACGACGATGCAGTACAGCCGCAACGACCTGGATTTCGGCCGCGGCACTTTCCGCGTCCGCGGCGACGTGATCGACATCTACCCGGCGGAAAGCAGCGATACCGCCCTGCGCGTCAGCTTGTTCGACGACGAGGTAGAAACGCTGACGCTGTTCGATCCGTTGACCGGCACCACCAAGCAACGCGTCGGCCGCTACACCGTCTTTCCGTCCAGTCATTACGTGACGCCGCGCGACACCGTGATCCGGGCCTGCGAGCAGATCAAGGACGAGCTGCGCTACCGCATCGAGTGGTATCAGAAGGAAGGCAAGCTGGTGGAGGCGCAGCGCATCGAGCAGCGCACCCGCTTCGACCTGGAAATGCTGTACGAGATGGGTTTTTGCAAGGGCATCGAAAACTACTCGCGCCACTTCTCCGGCCGCGGGCCCGGCGATCCCCCGCCGACGCTGATCGACTACCTGCCGAAAAACGCGCTGATGTTCATCGACGAGAGCCACGTCACCGTGCCGCAGGTCGGCGCGATGTACAAGGGCGACGCCGCGCGCAAGGCCAATCTGGTCGAGTACGGCTTCCGCCTGCCGTCGGCCGCCGACAACCGGCCGCTGAAATTCCACGAATTCGAGCAACTGATGCCGCAGACCGTCTTCGTCTCGGCGACGCCGGCGGTGTACGAGAAGGAGCACGCGGGCCAGGTGGTCGAGCAGGTGGTGCGGCCGACCGGCCTGGTCGATCCGCTGATCGAGATCCGTCCGGTGGCGACCCAGGTGGACGATCTGCTGTCCGAGATCCGCGACCGGATGGAGCGCGGCGAGCGGGTGCTGGTCACCACGCTGACCAAGCGGATGGCCGAGCAGCTGGCCGACTACTACACCGAGCACGGCATCAAGGTGCGCTATCTGCACAGCGACATCGACACCGTCGAACGGGTGGAGATCATCCGCGACCTGCGCCTCGGCATGTTCGACGTGCTGATAGGCATCAACCTGCTGCGCGAGGGCCTGGACATTCCGGAAGTCAGCCTGGTGGCGATACTGGACGCCGACAAGGAAGGCTTCCTGCGTTCCGAGCGCAGCCTGATCCAGACCATAGGCCGCGCCGCGCGCAACCTGAACGGCAAGGCGTTGCTGTACGCCGACCGCATCACCGATTCGATGAAGCGGGCGATGGACGAGACCGAGCGCCGCCGCGCCAAGCAGATGGCGTTCAACGCTGAACACGGCATTACCCCCAGGGGCGTCGAGAAGAAGGTCAAGGACATCATAGACGGCGTCTACAGCGTGGAGGCCGAGCGCAAGAAGCTGGTGGACCAGGCCAAGGTGGCGATGATGGACGAGAAGTCGCTGGCCAAGGAAATCAAGCGGCTGGAGAAGGAGATGCTGGAGGCGGCCCGCAATCTGGAGTTCGAGCGGGCGGCCGGCATACGCGACGAGTTGAAGCAATTGAAGGAGCAAGCCTGGCTCGGCGATTTGTAA
- a CDS encoding lectin, translating into MANTLLPNQFLGINQFLMSTNGAYQMILQSDGNLVLYRMANHHALWASNTNGKDAMRAIMQTDGNFVLYDFHGKPLWASGTNGKPRSFITMQDDGNLVMYEPKVPVWASNTAQ; encoded by the coding sequence ATGGCAAATACCCTCCTCCCCAATCAATTCCTCGGCATCAACCAATTTCTGATGTCGACCAACGGCGCCTACCAGATGATTCTGCAGAGCGACGGCAATCTGGTGCTGTACCGGATGGCCAATCACCATGCGCTGTGGGCGTCGAACACCAATGGCAAGGACGCGATGCGCGCCATCATGCAAACCGACGGCAATTTCGTGCTGTACGACTTCCATGGCAAGCCGCTGTGGGCCAGCGGCACCAATGGCAAACCGCGTTCCTTCATCACGATGCAGGATGACGGCAATCTGGTGATGTACGAACCCAAGGTTCCGGTCTGGGCGTCCAACACCGCGCAATAA
- a CDS encoding bile acid:sodium symporter family protein, translated as MPKLLDSFTLALIATVALASLLPCSGEAAQIFNLATNLAIGLLFFLHGAKLSREAVLAGIGHWRLHLTVLACTFGLFPLLGLLLRPALTPLVTPELYLGVLYLCMLPSTVQSSIAFTSMAQGNVPAAICSATASNLLGIFITPLLVGWLVIDHGSAAQQMGSALDIVYQLLLPFVAGQIARRWIGGWVDKHKGLLKYVDQGSILMVVYTAFSAAVISGLWRQTPPAALAGLLAVDGILLALLLALTSLAGRRLGFTREDRITILFCGSKKSLASGVPMAKVLFAGHAIGAIVLPLMLFHQIQLMVCAMLAQRYRRRLPRPAQA; from the coding sequence ATGCCCAAACTGCTGGATTCGTTCACCCTCGCGCTGATCGCCACCGTCGCGCTGGCCAGCCTGCTGCCCTGCTCCGGCGAGGCCGCGCAGATTTTCAACCTGGCCACCAATCTGGCGATCGGCCTGCTGTTCTTCCTGCACGGCGCCAAGCTGTCGCGCGAGGCGGTGCTGGCCGGCATCGGCCACTGGCGGCTGCATCTGACGGTGCTGGCCTGCACCTTCGGACTGTTCCCGCTGCTGGGCCTGCTGCTCAGGCCGGCGCTGACGCCGCTGGTGACGCCGGAGCTGTATCTGGGCGTGCTCTACCTGTGCATGCTGCCGTCCACCGTCCAGTCGTCGATCGCCTTCACCTCGATGGCGCAAGGCAATGTGCCGGCCGCCATCTGCAGCGCCACCGCGTCCAATCTGCTGGGCATCTTCATCACGCCGCTGCTGGTCGGCTGGCTGGTAATCGACCACGGCAGCGCGGCGCAACAGATGGGCTCGGCGCTGGACATCGTCTACCAGCTGCTGCTGCCCTTCGTCGCCGGCCAGATCGCCCGACGCTGGATAGGCGGCTGGGTCGACAAACACAAGGGCTTGCTGAAATACGTCGACCAGGGCTCCATCCTGATGGTGGTGTACACCGCATTCAGCGCGGCGGTGATCAGCGGGCTGTGGCGGCAGACGCCGCCGGCGGCGCTGGCCGGCCTGCTGGCCGTGGACGGCATCCTGCTGGCGCTGCTGCTGGCGCTGACCTCGCTGGCCGGCCGCAGACTGGGTTTCACGCGCGAGGACCGGATCACCATATTGTTCTGCGGCTCGAAGAAAAGCCTGGCCAGCGGCGTGCCGATGGCCAAGGTGCTGTTCGCCGGCCATGCGATCGGCGCCATCGTGCTGCCGCTGATGTTGTTCCACCAGATCCAGCTGATGGTGTGCGCGATGCTGGCGCAACGCTATCGCCGCCGGCTGCCGCGCCCGGCGCAAGCCTGA
- a CDS encoding chemotaxis protein CheB has translation MALTSRERANKAPLEIVPSLSADVILPRQPGKTPLASQTVIVIGSSTGGTEALRTLLTALPASMPPILVAQHMPEMFTHSFAQRLDSLCRLRVKEAEDNERLQAGTVYIAPGHSHLLIKSAPTIGYSTSLNAGPAVNRHRPSVDVLFRSAANLVGKNSIGLILTGMGRDGANGMLELKQAGAWNIAQDEASCVVFGMPKEAIALGAAHEVLALTSIAQRLVTLAHQRQPSV, from the coding sequence ATGGCCCTGACTTCGCGCGAGCGAGCGAACAAAGCCCCGCTGGAGATCGTTCCCAGTCTCAGCGCGGACGTGATATTGCCGCGCCAGCCGGGCAAGACGCCGCTGGCCAGCCAGACCGTGATCGTCATCGGCTCGTCCACCGGCGGCACCGAGGCGCTGCGGACCCTGTTGACGGCGTTGCCGGCGTCGATGCCGCCTATCCTGGTGGCGCAGCACATGCCGGAAATGTTCACCCATTCGTTCGCGCAGCGGCTGGACTCGCTGTGCCGCTTGCGGGTGAAGGAGGCGGAAGACAACGAAAGGCTGCAGGCCGGCACCGTCTATATCGCGCCCGGCCATTCCCATCTATTGATCAAGAGCGCGCCGACGATAGGCTACAGCACCTCCTTGAACGCCGGGCCGGCGGTGAACCGGCACCGGCCTTCGGTGGACGTGCTGTTCCGCTCGGCGGCCAATCTGGTCGGCAAGAACAGCATAGGCCTCATCCTGACCGGCATGGGGCGGGACGGCGCCAATGGCATGCTGGAGTTGAAGCAGGCCGGCGCCTGGAACATCGCCCAGGACGAGGCCAGCTGCGTGGTGTTCGGCATGCCCAAGGAGGCGATCGCGCTGGGCGCCGCCCACGAGGTGCTGGCGTTGACCAGCATCGCCCAGCGACTGGTGACGCTGGCGCATCAGCGCCAGCCGTCCGTTTAG
- a CDS encoding LysR family transcriptional regulator has translation MNYTLRQLRVFRKVAEHGGFSRAGDELGLTQPAVSRAVRELEEALALRLLDRTTREVVPTAAGRRLLPKLARALDELDEVLATARKEGGQAMGSVHVASSPTLSASLMPAIIAASRARYPQLSLHLQDQVQRLNVEAVRDGAVDFGLVVEPEPGEDLEQETVLIDDFWLVCRADHRLAAPPEVAWRQLDGEPLVLLDGSSGSRPLIDQLLRRHGLDCPVAQQLGHSNSVFRMVAAGIGVSVTPGLAMPLPADCGLLAKPLSPRASRRIVLIRRRNRTLSPAAESLWRLVLDMRGELQRVAEAASRA, from the coding sequence ATGAATTACACGCTGCGGCAATTGCGGGTGTTCCGCAAGGTCGCCGAGCACGGCGGTTTCAGCCGGGCCGGCGACGAACTGGGATTGACGCAGCCGGCGGTCAGCCGCGCGGTGCGGGAGCTGGAAGAGGCGCTGGCGCTGAGGCTGCTGGACCGCACCACCCGCGAGGTGGTACCGACCGCCGCCGGGCGCCGGCTGCTGCCCAAGCTGGCACGCGCGCTGGACGAACTGGACGAGGTACTGGCGACGGCGCGCAAGGAGGGCGGGCAGGCGATGGGCAGCGTGCACGTCGCCAGCAGCCCGACGCTGTCGGCCAGCCTGATGCCGGCAATCATCGCCGCCAGCCGCGCCCGCTATCCGCAGCTGAGCCTGCATCTGCAGGACCAGGTGCAGCGCCTCAATGTCGAGGCGGTCCGCGATGGCGCCGTCGACTTCGGCCTGGTGGTGGAGCCGGAGCCGGGCGAGGATCTGGAGCAGGAAACGGTGCTGATCGACGATTTTTGGCTGGTGTGCCGCGCCGATCACCGGTTGGCCGCGCCGCCGGAGGTGGCGTGGCGGCAACTGGACGGCGAGCCGCTGGTCTTGCTGGACGGCAGCTCCGGTAGCCGGCCGCTGATAGACCAGCTGCTGCGGCGGCACGGCCTGGACTGTCCGGTGGCGCAGCAGCTCGGTCATTCTAACTCGGTGTTCCGCATGGTGGCGGCCGGCATAGGCGTCAGCGTGACGCCCGGGCTGGCGATGCCGTTGCCGGCCGATTGCGGGTTGCTGGCGAAGCCGCTGTCGCCGCGCGCCAGCCGCCGCATCGTGCTGATACGGCGCCGAAACCGCACGCTGTCGCCGGCGGCGGAAAGTCTGTGGCGGCTAGTGTTGGACATGAGGGGAGAACTGCAGCGGGTGGCCGAGGCGGCGAGTCGGGCTTAG
- a CDS encoding Mov34/MPN/PAD-1 family protein encodes MNCQLNRYKDRNCGLFFMGKHNGCNIGTNRRDAEQAGEHEACGLVLESGRVYRCRNVAVEPAHFFQTDPAGWAAAESLGHAVGIWHSHPKGTAERSLIDIDASFSRGHADHAGGVRFRRRPAEKSGKKCF; translated from the coding sequence GTGAATTGTCAGCTAAATAGATATAAAGACCGCAATTGCGGTCTTTTTTTTATGGGCAAACACAATGGCTGTAACATCGGAACAAATCGCCGCGATGCCGAGCAGGCCGGCGAGCATGAAGCCTGCGGCCTGGTGCTGGAGTCGGGCCGTGTCTATCGCTGCCGCAATGTCGCGGTCGAGCCGGCCCACTTCTTCCAGACCGATCCGGCCGGCTGGGCGGCGGCCGAGTCGCTGGGCCACGCTGTCGGCATCTGGCACAGCCATCCGAAAGGAACTGCGGAGCGGTCGCTCATTGATATTGATGCTAGTTTCTCGCGGGGGCATGCTGATCATGCCGGAGGTGTTCGGTTCAGGCGGCGGCCGGCAGAGAAGAGTGGTAAAAAATGTTTTTGA
- a CDS encoding IS630 family transposase gives MEKIDVRKLELAAREQLRRTAIRMYKRGRSQASIAEELGLRRPTISAWVVREAALGAQGFKEQKRGRAEGTGRRLTEAQEARIKQDIVDRTPDQMKLRFALWSAQAVKAVIKQMFLIDLPIRTVRLYLARWGFTPQRPLKRAYEQRPAAVEKWLKEEYPAIVARAKAEMAEISWGDESAVSSVEHFPRGYAPKGQTPVLVLSQSKRARINLISAITNQGKMRFMLYRETLTARVLIKFLMRLIRDAGGKKVFLILDNLRVHHSKLVQAWLEEEENKKAIELFFLPSYSPELNPDEYLNGDLKARMSAGEPVRSDGQLQGKVLSHLRSLQKQPARIRSYFRHEKIRYAA, from the coding sequence ATGGAAAAAATCGATGTGCGCAAGCTTGAACTGGCCGCCCGTGAGCAGCTGAGGCGTACCGCTATCCGGATGTACAAGCGAGGCCGGTCTCAAGCCAGTATTGCCGAAGAACTCGGGCTGCGCCGCCCCACCATTTCCGCCTGGGTGGTGCGTGAGGCAGCACTAGGTGCGCAGGGATTCAAAGAACAGAAGCGCGGTCGCGCCGAAGGCACCGGCCGTCGGCTGACCGAGGCGCAGGAAGCCCGGATCAAGCAGGACATCGTGGATCGCACGCCAGACCAGATGAAGCTGAGGTTTGCCCTGTGGAGTGCTCAGGCGGTCAAGGCTGTAATCAAGCAGATGTTTCTGATCGATCTGCCGATCCGTACTGTCCGTCTGTACTTGGCCCGCTGGGGCTTTACGCCGCAGCGCCCGCTCAAACGCGCTTATGAGCAGCGACCGGCAGCAGTCGAGAAATGGCTCAAGGAGGAATACCCGGCTATCGTCGCGCGTGCCAAAGCGGAAATGGCTGAAATCAGCTGGGGCGACGAATCGGCGGTGTCGAGTGTTGAGCACTTTCCGCGTGGCTACGCCCCAAAAGGCCAAACCCCAGTTCTGGTGTTATCCCAATCGAAAAGAGCGCGCATCAACTTGATTTCGGCCATTACCAACCAAGGCAAGATGCGCTTCATGCTGTACCGGGAGACCTTGACGGCCCGGGTGCTGATCAAGTTTCTGATGCGGCTGATCCGTGATGCTGGCGGCAAGAAGGTGTTCTTGATCCTCGACAACTTGCGCGTGCATCACAGCAAGCTGGTGCAAGCATGGTTGGAGGAGGAAGAGAACAAGAAGGCGATTGAGTTGTTCTTCCTGCCCAGCTACTCACCGGAACTGAACCCGGATGAATACTTGAACGGCGACCTGAAGGCCAGAATGAGCGCAGGTGAGCCGGTTCGATCAGACGGTCAACTTCAAGGGAAAGTGCTGTCCCATTTACGCTCATTGCAGAAGCAGCCGGCCAGAATCCGGTCGTACTTCCGGCATGAAAAAATCCGCTACGCGGCATGA
- the fliE gene encoding flagellar hook-basal body complex protein FliE, whose product MAVNNIDQLLGELRSAAALASGKQPQATAQQAPQVDFSDVLKSTIEQVNSAQQTSEEMQKQFQLGDNKEVNLQDVMVSLQKASLSFQTMVQARNKLVSAYQEIMNTQV is encoded by the coding sequence ATGGCAGTCAACAATATCGACCAATTGCTGGGCGAGCTGAGAAGCGCGGCGGCGCTGGCGTCGGGCAAGCAGCCGCAGGCGACGGCCCAGCAGGCGCCGCAGGTCGACTTTTCCGACGTGCTCAAATCGACGATCGAGCAGGTCAATTCGGCGCAGCAGACTTCGGAGGAGATGCAGAAGCAGTTCCAGCTGGGCGACAACAAGGAGGTCAACCTGCAGGACGTGATGGTGTCGCTGCAAAAGGCCAGCCTGTCGTTCCAGACGATGGTTCAGGCGCGAAACAAGCTGGTCAGCGCTTATCAGGAAATCATGAATACCCAAGTCTAG
- a CDS encoding serine hydrolase — translation MIKKIASLLVSAALAMPVLAASPKGVMVASEMSGYTAPRLNSHSVLVLNGVTGETLYEKNSHQRMPIASISKLMTAMVLLDSGVSLDQLVTVSDAEIDRLKHTTSRLAVGTTLSRQEMLLLALMSSENRAAATLARTTYPGGTSAFVERMNMKARSLGMFETVFHDPTGLDVRNTSTAADLARMVRAAQQYPLIREFTTTERHQILSVRNRVLQYKNSNALVREGDWDIAVQKTGYIQEAGRCMVLQAVVGSQPLVIVLLDAGASSARVNDAKNIKVWLEAHPGSWLAG, via the coding sequence ATGATCAAGAAAATCGCAAGCCTGCTGGTATCGGCGGCCCTGGCCATGCCGGTGCTGGCGGCTTCGCCGAAGGGCGTGATGGTGGCCAGCGAAATGTCCGGCTACACCGCCCCCAGGCTCAATTCCCACTCGGTGCTGGTGCTCAACGGCGTCACCGGCGAAACCCTGTACGAGAAGAACTCGCACCAGCGGATGCCGATCGCGTCGATCAGCAAGCTGATGACGGCGATGGTGCTGCTCGATTCCGGCGTGTCGCTCGACCAGCTGGTCACGGTGTCCGACGCCGAGATCGACCGCCTGAAGCACACCACCTCGCGGCTGGCGGTCGGCACCACCCTCAGCCGACAGGAAATGCTGCTGCTGGCGCTGATGTCGTCGGAGAACCGCGCCGCCGCGACGCTGGCGCGCACCACCTATCCCGGCGGCACCTCGGCCTTCGTCGAACGGATGAATATGAAGGCCCGCAGCCTGGGCATGTTCGAGACGGTATTTCACGACCCGACCGGCCTGGACGTGCGCAATACCTCGACCGCAGCCGACCTGGCCAGGATGGTGCGCGCCGCGCAGCAGTATCCGCTGATCCGCGAATTCACCACCACCGAGCGGCACCAGATCCTGTCGGTGCGCAACCGCGTGCTGCAGTACAAGAACAGCAACGCGCTGGTGCGCGAGGGCGATTGGGACATCGCGGTGCAGAAGACCGGCTACATCCAGGAAGCCGGCCGCTGCATGGTGCTGCAGGCCGTGGTCGGCTCGCAGCCGCTGGTCATCGTGCTGCTGGACGCCGGCGCCAGCTCCGCCCGCGTCAACGACGCCAAGAACATCAAGGTCTGGCTGGAGGCCCACCCGGGCAGCTGGCTGGCCGGCTGA